Proteins co-encoded in one endosymbiont 'TC1' of Trimyema compressum genomic window:
- the gcvPB gene encoding aminomethyl-transferring glycine dehydrogenase subunit GcvPB, with translation MLNKAEPLIFEMSTPGHKGYSLPELQVPKVDQGNVLPGGMLRKEEADLPEVSEIEVVRHFTHLSSMNFGVDTGFYPLGSCTMKYNPKLNENTSRLPGFIWMHPYQPESTMQGGLQLMYELQKLIAELTGMDSVTLQPAAGAHGELAGIKVIRAYHENRGDFKRTKVIVPDAAHGTNPATAVMAGYEIFEIKSSPEGDVDIEALKEAVGDDTAALMLTNPSTLGLFKRNIKEITKIVHDAGGQIYYDGANANAIMGITRPGDMGFDVVHLNVHKTLSAPHGGGGPGAGPIGVKAHLAEFLPAPIAEYNKDEERYYLEYDIPNSIGRMKMFYGNFSVLVKAYTYMRALGPEGLKQASQYAVLNANYLKKLVSEFLHVEAPERFAMHEFIMTPANIADTGVHTLDIAKRMIDYGYHPPTIYFPLIVAEAMMVEPTETETKETLEGFAEVVGKIVAEAKANASIVTSASHMTRIKRLDEVKAAREPNLRYTKS, from the coding sequence ATGCTAAATAAAGCAGAACCACTTATTTTTGAAATGAGCACTCCAGGACATAAAGGTTATAGTCTTCCAGAATTACAAGTACCTAAAGTAGATCAAGGAAATGTTTTGCCAGGAGGAATGCTCCGTAAAGAAGAGGCTGATTTACCAGAGGTAAGCGAAATTGAAGTTGTACGTCATTTTACTCACTTATCAAGTATGAACTTTGGTGTTGATACAGGATTTTATCCATTAGGCTCTTGTACAATGAAATATAATCCTAAATTAAATGAAAATACAAGCCGTTTGCCAGGATTTATTTGGATGCATCCTTACCAACCAGAAAGTACAATGCAAGGCGGATTACAGTTAATGTATGAATTGCAAAAATTAATTGCTGAATTAACTGGTATGGATTCTGTAACATTACAACCTGCAGCAGGGGCTCATGGAGAGTTAGCTGGTATTAAAGTAATCAGAGCTTACCATGAAAATAGAGGTGATTTCAAAAGAACAAAAGTTATTGTTCCTGATGCCGCCCATGGTACAAACCCTGCTACTGCAGTTATGGCTGGATACGAAATCTTTGAGATTAAGTCTTCACCAGAAGGTGATGTAGATATTGAAGCATTAAAAGAAGCTGTTGGTGATGACACAGCTGCCTTAATGTTAACTAACCCAAGTACCCTTGGTTTATTTAAAAGAAACATTAAAGAAATTACTAAAATTGTTCACGATGCAGGTGGTCAAATTTACTATGATGGTGCTAATGCTAATGCTATTATGGGTATTACAAGACCTGGTGATATGGGATTTGACGTTGTTCACCTTAATGTTCACAAAACATTATCTGCCCCTCATGGTGGCGGTGGACCAGGTGCAGGCCCAATTGGTGTAAAAGCTCACTTAGCTGAATTTTTACCAGCACCAATTGCAGAGTACAATAAAGATGAAGAAAGATACTACTTAGAATATGATATTCCAAATTCAATTGGCAGAATGAAAATGTTCTATGGTAACTTCTCTGTTCTTGTTAAAGCATATACTTATATGCGTGCACTTGGACCTGAAGGCTTAAAACAAGCTTCTCAGTATGCTGTGCTTAATGCAAACTACTTAAAGAAACTCGTAAGTGAGTTTTTACATGTAGAAGCACCAGAACGTTTTGCAATGCATGAGTTTATTATGACTCCGGCAAATATTGCTGATACAGGTGTTCATACACTTGATATTGCTAAGAGAATGATTGACTATGGATATCATCCACCAACAATTTACTTTCCATTAATTGTTGCAGAGGCAATGATGGTTGAGCCAACTGAGACTGAAACAAAAGAGACTCTTGAAGGTTTTGCTGAGGTTGTAGGCAAGATTGTAGCAGAGGCTAAGGCTAATGCGTCTATTGTTACTTCTGCATCTCATATGACTAGAATTAAGCGTCTAGACGAAGTAAAAGCAGCTAGAGAGCCAAACTTACGTTATACTAAATCATAA
- the gcvPA gene encoding aminomethyl-transferring glycine dehydrogenase subunit GcvPA, with the protein MNYVPITEQEKETMLQKIGVKSIEELFQDIPEDLRLKDTMAMPKGLSEYETRQLLMKMAGKNKDTNANPCFMGAGAYNHFVPTIVDHLISRSEFYTAYTPYQPEISQGTLQNIYEFQTMVCELFGLDVSNASVYDGATALAEAMIMACDKRKNEVVISAGVHPEYIETAKTYAHGPGQVVKIAEMKDGVTPVEAFEALATEKAAAYVIQYPNFFGSVEDVAKIVEAAHARKALVIAVVTDLSAMGVLESPGSLGVDIAVGDGICFAGPTSFSGPNIGLIATTTKLGRKLPGRIAGVTEDVEGKKAYVLTMQAREQHIRRDKASSNICSNQALYALAVNITLSALGKAGLKEVAEKSLSNAHYLKDALTKIEGVELLYNQPFYCEFALKLPIKAKVLQEKLLENGFLAPVDLGHFNEKLDHVGLFFVNELRSKGEMDALVNAVEVIINAK; encoded by the coding sequence ATGAATTATGTACCTATTACGGAGCAAGAAAAAGAAACGATGCTTCAGAAAATAGGCGTAAAATCTATTGAGGAATTATTTCAAGACATTCCTGAGGATTTACGTTTGAAAGATACTATGGCTATGCCGAAAGGCCTTTCAGAATATGAAACAAGACAACTGCTAATGAAAATGGCAGGAAAAAACAAAGATACAAATGCTAACCCATGTTTCATGGGTGCTGGTGCGTACAACCACTTTGTACCAACTATTGTAGATCATCTGATTAGCCGTTCAGAATTCTACACCGCTTATACACCATACCAACCTGAAATCAGCCAAGGAACATTACAAAATATTTATGAATTCCAAACAATGGTTTGTGAGTTATTTGGTTTAGATGTTTCGAATGCATCAGTTTATGATGGTGCAACTGCATTAGCAGAGGCTATGATTATGGCATGTGATAAAAGAAAAAATGAAGTAGTTATTTCTGCTGGTGTTCATCCTGAATATATTGAAACTGCTAAAACATATGCCCATGGACCAGGACAAGTTGTGAAAATTGCTGAAATGAAAGACGGCGTTACACCGGTTGAGGCTTTTGAAGCTTTGGCAACAGAAAAGGCTGCTGCTTATGTTATTCAATACCCTAACTTCTTTGGGTCAGTAGAAGATGTTGCTAAAATTGTTGAAGCAGCACATGCGAGAAAAGCATTAGTTATTGCAGTTGTAACTGATTTATCTGCAATGGGTGTTTTAGAATCTCCAGGCAGTTTAGGTGTAGATATTGCTGTTGGAGATGGTATCTGTTTTGCTGGACCTACTTCATTTTCAGGACCAAATATTGGTTTAATTGCAACAACAACTAAACTAGGTAGAAAATTACCTGGACGTATTGCTGGTGTTACAGAAGACGTTGAAGGAAAAAAAGCATATGTATTGACTATGCAAGCTCGTGAGCAACATATTAGAAGAGACAAAGCTTCTTCTAATATTTGTTCCAACCAAGCCCTATATGCTTTAGCAGTAAATATTACATTATCTGCTTTAGGAAAAGCTGGTTTAAAAGAAGTAGCTGAAAAAAGTTTATCTAATGCCCATTACTTAAAAGATGCACTTACAAAAATTGAAGGAGTTGAATTATTGTATAATCAACCATTTTACTGTGAGTTTGCTCTAAAATTACCAATTAAAGCTAAAGTTTTACAAGAAAAATTATTAGAAAATGGATTCTTAGCTCCAGTTGACTTAGGTCATTTTAACGAGAAATTAGATCATGTTGGTCTATTCTTTGTTAATGAACTTCGTTCAAAAGGAGAAATGGATGCATTAGTTAACGCAGTGGAGGTGATTATCAATGCTAAATAA